In Cryptomeria japonica chromosome 10, Sugi_1.0, whole genome shotgun sequence, a genomic segment contains:
- the LOC131034852 gene encoding purine permease 1-like, whose amino-acid sequence MVLKESQRKKKSLMEWTLVLLNCLALCIGTTAGPLSLRRQPDAQHVTLHQFLACCAIGLITGVDDYMDAWGVSYLPLSTYSLLDATQLAFNAIFAFLLVRQKFTPYSINAVILLTLASVLLAFLTKSDKPEEVTNKKYILGFLLTVGAAKLYGLVLPVIELVYKKSKCRVTYILVMEMQLIMSFSATVLCTIGMVVNKDFETVASEARASDIGEAKFYIALVWNAISWQLFFIGVFGVIFLTSSLLSGIIKTMFIPVTQVLAVIIYHENFSGKKGIALVLALWDFASYLYGEYLKSKQPANVTEIICHRCQLSGTKEEKSEVAVKEKNSNVVIP is encoded by the exons ATGGTTCTCAAGGAAAGCCAGAGAAAGAAAAAGAGCTTGATGGAGTGGACGCTAGTGTTGTTGAACTGCTTGGCCTTATGTATTGGCACCACTGCAGGGCCATTGTCTCTCAG AAGGCAGCCAGATGCTCAACATGTTACCCTCCACCAATTCCTTGCTTGCTGTGCAATTGGGCTCATCACAGGGGTGGATGATTATATGGATGCTTGGGGAGTGTCATATCTGCCTCTCTCTACATACTCATTGTTGGATGCCACTCAACTTGCCTTCAATGCAAtatttgcatttctcttggtacgTCAGAAATTCACCCCTTATTCAATCAATGCTGTGATATTGCTTACCCTGGCCTCTGTCTTGCTGGCCTTCCTAACCAAGAGTGACAAACCCGAAGAGGTCACAAACAAAAAGTACATATTGGGTTTTCTTTTGACAGTTGGTGCAGCTAAGCTCTATGGATTAGTCCTCCCCGTCATTGAACTTGTGTACAAGAAAAGCAAGTGCAGAGTAACATATATTCTGGTTATGGAGATGCAGCTCATAATGTCATTTTCTGCAACTGTGTTGTGCACAATTGGTATGGTAGTGAACAAGGATTTCGAGACCGTTGCAAGTGAGGCGAGGGCATCTGATATTGGGGAAGCTAAGTTCTACATTGCTTTAGTATGGAATGCAATCTCATGGCAGCTCTTCTTCATTGGGGTGTTTGGTGTCATCTTTCTAACGTCTTCTCTGTTAAGTGGTATCATCAAAACTATGTTTATTCCAGTGACGCAAGTGTTGGCAGTTATTATATATCATGAGAATTTCAGCGGGAAGAAGGGCATTGCTCTGGTACTGGCCCTATGGGATTTTGCCTCATATTTATATGGAGAGTATTTGAAATCCAAACAGCCAGCCAATGTTACAGAGATTATTTGCCATCGCTGTCAATTGTCAGGAACCAAGGAAGAAAAATCTGAGGTGGCGGTTAAAGAGAAAAACTCTAATGTTGTAATTCCATAA